CCTTTCTTGCCTGCCCTGCCCACTGCTCACCATTCCCCAGCGATATACGCCGTGTACACCTCCCCGTCACACCCGCCCATCCCCAACCATCTCCCCACTCTCATTGTCACGCCCCACGGTCCGTCTTTCTCTGCTACTCACTGAACTGAGCTGACCTCTCTCTAGGCCAGCCCTCGAACATCCTCTACTCGTATCTCCACACAAACTATGTCAGTCCTTGTCTTTATCCCGCTGACTAATCTCACCCCCTCCCTAGAACACAGAAAACTATCTCCTAACACCCTCGCCCCAAGGCGATCTCTGCGTCGCCAAGCTCTTCCCGCCCCGCCCCCGCGAGCCAGGCAAGGCCTCTGCCTCAGATCCCGGCCACTCCTCCCCCTCGGCCTCCCGCGTCGTCCGCTGCGAGGCCTCCCGCAATCTCAAGTGGTCCATCGCAAACACCGGCGTCATCTCCCCCATATACAAGCTCTCTCTCCCCTCCCCGGATTCCCCAGATCTCCCCCTTTTCCAGGTCTCAAAGCCAAATCCAAATGCCGCCTTTTGGAGCATGTTCTACTTTGCCTATGCCGGCCACAACATCCCTCCAAAGCGCATAGAGTTTGGCAAGATCCAGAAGAATCCACCCGGTCCCAATGGCGGCGGCACCCGTATCAGTATCACTGGAAAGACTCCAGAGGAAAAGGCCGTTTGGCAGACCCTCGGTGAGGGCAACGAAGACTGCGTCGAGTGGGTCGTCCTCTGCGCCGCCCTCAACCTCCTCGAGTGAGTCCGTTTCCATTCACTACGCACACATCCCGTCAACttgacattttttttctcttcacaTAGCGACGAGATTATGAAGGCTGCTGAAAAGAATCCTCCCCCGCCCTCGGGCCCCAATCCCCGTTCTGCGCCTGTATCCCTGCGCGATCCCGGTCCGGCAGGCggcgctcctcctcctcctgctggTCGCCCAGGTCCTGGTCCAGGGCCAGGTCCAGCGCCCGGTCAAGGTCCCCCGCCGCCAGGCCAACAACAGCgtcccccgcccccgcccaaCGCCGGCCCTGGTCCAGGCCCCCGCCCTCCCGGTCCTCCAGGCAACTACGCGCCCCCGCCCCGCGGTTTCCCTCCCGGCCAGGGTCCCCCGCCCGCTGGATACGGTCCCCCAGGCCAAGGCCCGCCCCCGCCAGGAGCATACGGTCCACCAGGCGGTCAAGGTCCTCCTCCCCCAGGCTTCCGTCCCCCGCCTCCTGGTCAAGGTCCCCCAGGCGGGTTTGGCCCCCCAGGCCAGGGTCCTCCTCCCCCAGCTGGCTATGGGCCTCCAGGTGGTCCTGGGCCCTATGGTCCTCCTCCCCCAGGCATGGGTCCTGGCCCTGGTGGCCGCCCTGGTCCCGGTCCCGGTCCTGGCGGCCCACCACCCCCAGGCGCATACGGCGGTCGCCCTCCTCCCCCGCCCAACGCTATTCCCCCCGGCCAGCAGGGCCCACCACCCCAACAAATCCGCCGGTTCTAGTCATTCCCCTTGCATTCCTATCCCTGCTGGTGACAgtgctttgtctctctgcctctgcctctacctttattttcttcctcctttttTTCTACCACCCAAATTCCCAGAGGGCATCGTTGTatacccacccacccacccacgtACTGTAGCATTTTtctgtgtttgtgtttgtgtttctgtttttttctttttcccgTTCATGCCAGATCAATACTTATGACGCCCaaatgttgttgttgctgctgctgttggcTCCTTTAAGGAACTTTGTCTTTATATTTATGTTTACGACACCCCATTCCCCTTTtatctccctctctctctctctctactATGTGTCCGGTTCCGGTTGACCTTGCGTTCCACGTCCGtcatccttttttttctttctttcttttgggaAATCTCAATGGTCCTCTGTATTAGGATtgataaaatacaaaaagcAACCCaaataaaaaatcaaactgttgtaaaaacaaaaaagcaaaagcaaagcatTGCATTTCCATGCCATTTTTTATACATCTTTTTGGGTACGTAGGATTCGTGATAAAAAATGTGGTTTATATACACAGCACCACTCTCTATATACACCCTGTACACTGTCCTATCCACACAAACAATGTACCTTTTTTCATCGTCGCCCTCTCAAATTTTCCATCCGTTGGGTATAGAGGCCTGGTATATAGGATTTGGCGTTGTACGCGATCACTGGTTCTTGATGAACTTTTCCAGTGCGTCCATCGACATCGCTAAATCACGAATTTTAACAAACAAAACCAAACGTCCAATGTTAAGCGCTCACATTTAGGTCTCTCTAAAGGCAAGCCGAGCGCACGGGCCCATACGAGCTGCGTCAGCGCACCGAGCGCGCGCGACACGCCAAAGATCACGGTATAGTACTATAAATCGCACATATCAGCTTTAACAGTTATAATAGTCCGCCTAGGACGTAGACGTGCCTTGAACTCGGTGAGACCGTAGTGGTACAGCACGCACCCGGAAGTCGCGTCGACGTTAGGATAGGGGTTCTTGGTCTGTTACGATGATTCAGTGAACAACAGATCAAAGTGGTCATGGTAATGGTCTGTGTACCTTTCCGTGCTCTTTCAGAACATCAGGGGCGACTTGGAAAGTCTACGATATGGTTAGACGGATTATTATGTTTGCGATGGAATGAAGAACCATTTCACCTTGTTCACGAGATCGATGATTGGGCTTCCTTTCAATTCAGGTCGGCTGTCGCAGAACTCTTGCAGAGCAATGAATCGAGGATCAGGGTTACGCAGCACACCATGTCCATATCTAACATACACCCCAATAAATCAAACCACAAACCATTCATAAACAGAAAAACTCACCCAGGAACAACCTGTCCGCTCTTCAGAGTCTTCCACAGGTACGCCTTGATATCCTCATGCGAGATGTTCTCCCCGAGCTCTTTCTGCATCGCAAGCTGCCATCTCAAAACCTCTTGGTTGGCCAGTCTATATTTAGCACAACCCTCAGTACAAAATATCCTTGGCAAAAAAAGCTTATTTGCAAATCAACCCCACATACCCGTGCAGAGGTCCAGCAAGTGCAAAGAGTGCCGAAGAGTATGAAAGGTATGGATCGGCCAGAGTAGAGTTGACCAAGtctgaatgaatgaatgtaCAAGTTCAGTATGGAATTAAATGTTAACGTAAGAAGTAAGAAAGCATGTACGCACGCGCGGTGTGGGCAGAGGCGTTGCCTCCTTCGTGGTCTCCGTGCAAGGCAATGTACAGACGCAGGTACTCTGTCAAGCTGTGGTTGTCACCATACCCGAGCATTCTCGAGTAGTTTCCTGAATGAATGGAGAATGTGACGCCTTGCTCGCTATCGAAAGCATGCAGGAAACATACCAACGAGATCAAGGTTCCTGTCCACAGGTGCTAGTTCCTTGTCGGGGTTGTAGACGTTGCGGTAGATCCTGGCTGCGAGCGCAGGGAGACGGGCGATGAGGTTGATGCAGTCTTCCAGGGTATGTGTCCAATACTCGGGCTTCTTCATGCCCTTCTCGTACGCTGCCTGGAACGAACTGTCGTGGTTGAGCGCAGCGACGGCCATGCCCAGTTGTGTCATAGGATGCAACGTCCTCGGGAACCTACacgacacacacacacacaggAGTAATCAGCAAACAATGCGATCCATCACAAAAAACACGCGCGTGCGCTTGGCCTTACGAGTCGACGAGCTGTTCTACAAATTTGGGGAGGTCACCTTTCTCGGCAAGCTCGCGCGACAGCGCTTGTGTTTGCTCTTGGGTGGGCACTTGTCCGGTGAGGAGCAGCCACAGCATGCTCTCGGGTATGATTTCCTTGCCTCCGGGTGCAGCAGGCAGCACCTTTTGGCAGTCGGGTATCGACAGTCCGTGGAATCGAATGCCCTAGTCTTATCTCAGCTGTACATTCCTACTTGTATTTGAGATGAAGCTCACCTCGATAGGATCGAGCACTGATGCTTCCCAGAGCATTGCCTTCAGTCCCCGCATGCCACCGATGATGTTGTCAACCTATGGACAAAAATGAGCCATGCATGCTGGAAAAACACGGAGTATCCAGTCCAACCTTGACATCACCAACAACAGTCTGCCCATGTTCGCTTTTCTACTCATTGCCGGGTTAACACAGCGCACATATGAAGTACAATGCTTGCTTACAAGTTTCTTGAGCTGCTCCTGTTTAACGGGGATGACTTCCTGTAACGTTTCGCGCAACGACTGTAATGGACGTGTATGAAGCTCCCGCTCGTGTCGGTCAATGAACAGAGAATATAACACACCTTGGTGGACGCAAAGCGTTGAGCAAGGACAGAGGATCTGCGAAGCGAAGCTGCTTGACGCGACAAAGCTGTTCTCGAGAGCATACTGACTGTTCGGAAAGAAAAACCAAGGTATGGAGAAAATCGGTAAACCAGCCTGTCCTCTTTTGTACCTCCTGATTATGGGGAAGCTACCCCGGCTCGGGTCTGCCCCAGAAGCGGGGATCCGAACGAAAAAAGGGGGGTGGGGGGGTTGCACGCGCAGCACTAACGGGGTAACTGCCATGTGACCTTCTCTTGCTGCTAGCGCGGCTGAGCTAATCAGCAGCGTCCAAACCAAGCAACACCACACACATTACCCGTGCTGCATGGAATTTCGCCAGCACACGTCCTACCATCCGAACACGTCGACGCTATTGTATTTCTTCCCAATCCTCCACTAGCCATGGCCTCCGTCCTGGTCCCCGTCGCATACATAATAATCATCTTTGGAGGTCTCTTTGTCTTCAGTTATTTCTACCGCAAGCACACATCCAGTACGTTTCGATCGCATACTGACTTGGCCACAGCTGGGTCCTGATCAATTATTAACGCGTCATATTAGCCAAAGCGTTTGAGCCATATTTCCCTACGCATGCCGAGCGCAACGCATACATCACACTCCTTCAAAAGACAGACCCACCCGCAAACGACGCTCTCTTGAAATCAGCCCTCGTCCGACGCGCAATGGCCGACGTCCAGCGAGTGCTCCGCATCAGAGAAGACAAACCAGCACTGCAGAATCTCCTTCAAAAAGGATCAATAGGCGACGACCTTTGGAACAGTCTGATTGCCGCTGAAAAAGAGCTGGAGGCTGAGATTATGGAGGTAGTCGCCGAGGCCAATTCGTTCGTGGAGGGCTGGGGGCAGGTCATCTTCCCTACTGCGAACGAGATGTTGGCGAACGAAAAGATGCGCGCTGTCTTTGAGCGAACGAACGATTTAAAGGCAGAATTGGGTGCGTTACATTGATAGGCCCCATTATTCGTGTTGTTAATAACGATCGAGCAGAAGCCAAATACGAGATCAAACCTAAACCAGCTCCCGAATCGTCGGCGTCGAAAACTATTAACGGGCTGTTATCACCCACAGCCGCTTCAGAAACCAATGCATCCAGCGACAATGAAGGATCCGTAA
This Psilocybe cubensis strain MGC-MH-2018 chromosome 3, whole genome shotgun sequence DNA region includes the following protein-coding sequences:
- a CDS encoding 2-methylcitrate synthase, mitochondrial: MLSRTALSRQAASLRRSSVLAQRFASTKSLRETLQEVIPVKQEQLKKLKSEHGQTVVGDVKVDNIIGGMRGLKAMLWEASVLDPIEGIRFHGLSIPDCQKVLPAAPGGKEIIPESMLWLLLTGQVPTQEQTQALSRELAEKGDLPKFVEQLVDSFPRTLHPMTQLGMAVAALNHDSSFQAAYEKGMKKPEYWTHTLEDCINLIARLPALAARIYRNVYNPDKELAPVDRNLDLVGNYSRMLGYGDNHSLTEYLRLYIALHGDHEGGNASAHTAHLVNSTLADPYLSYSSALFALAGPLHGLANQEVLRWQLAMQKELGENISHEDIKAYLWKTLKSGQVVPGYGHGVLRNPDPRFIALQEFCDSRPELKGSPIIDLVNKTFQVAPDVLKEHGKTKNPYPNVDATSGCVLYHYGLTEFKYYTVIFGVSRALGALTQLVWARALGLPLERPKSMSMDALEKFIKNQ
- a CDS encoding Translocation protein sec66; the encoded protein is MASVLVPVAYIIIIFGGLFVFSYFYRKHTSTKAFEPYFPTHAERNAYITLLQKTDPPANDALLKSALVRRAMADVQRVLRIREDKPALQNLLQKGSIGDDLWNSLIAAEKELEAEIMEVVAEANSFVEGWGQVIFPTANEMLANEKMRAVFERTNDLKAELEAKYEIKPKPAPESSASKTINGLLSPTAASETNASSDNEGSVTSKSGKKTKKRK